The Lentzea guizhouensis genome contains a region encoding:
- a CDS encoding ZIP family metal transporter, producing MLTAVLYGLAASSALVVGSIAGSLWRPPRWLTGVLLAFASGALISALAFELFEEAFHLGGAVRSGLGLLAGAATFVLVDSALDRYVTGHAGPAQREVTKAGARGGVGFALLAAVTLDGVPENLALGVSLASGVSLTLLVAIFFSNLPESLVGAVAMRESGQSKRTVVMTWAVCALLLAGAVVLGRLLAGGLSDAVLAVALSFAGGAVIASLADTLMPEAFEHGRPLNAFATAGGFFLSFVLAA from the coding sequence GTGCTGACCGCTGTGCTGTACGGCCTGGCCGCGTCGAGCGCGCTGGTGGTCGGCTCGATCGCCGGCTCGCTGTGGCGTCCGCCGCGGTGGCTGACCGGTGTCCTGCTGGCCTTCGCCAGTGGCGCGCTGATCTCGGCCCTGGCCTTCGAACTGTTCGAGGAGGCGTTCCACCTCGGTGGCGCCGTGCGGTCCGGGCTCGGCCTGCTGGCCGGTGCGGCCACATTCGTGCTGGTGGACTCCGCGCTGGACCGCTACGTGACCGGTCACGCCGGACCGGCGCAGCGGGAGGTGACGAAGGCCGGTGCACGCGGCGGCGTGGGTTTCGCGCTGCTGGCCGCGGTGACGCTGGACGGCGTACCGGAGAACCTGGCGCTGGGCGTGTCCCTGGCCAGCGGGGTGTCGCTGACGTTGCTCGTCGCGATCTTCTTCTCGAACCTCCCCGAGTCGCTGGTCGGCGCCGTCGCCATGCGCGAGTCGGGGCAGAGCAAGCGAACCGTGGTCATGACGTGGGCGGTGTGCGCGTTGCTGCTCGCGGGTGCGGTCGTGCTCGGCAGGCTGCTCGCGGGCGGGCTGAGCGACGCCGTGCTGGCCGTGGCGCTGTCCTTCGCCGGTGGAGCGGTGATCGCGTCGCTGGCCGACACGCTGATGCCCGAGGCGTTCGAGCACGGCCGGCCGCTCAACGCGTTCGCCACGGCCGGCGGCTTCTTCCTGT